A genomic stretch from Hirundo rustica isolate bHirRus1 chromosome 26, bHirRus1.pri.v3, whole genome shotgun sequence includes:
- the LOC120763451 gene encoding mast cell protease 1A-like, with protein sequence MCQPRALPALLLLLCCPWGSASALRGQIVGGHEARPHSHPYMAFLKIAELGSCGGFLVAPDWVMSAAHCMGNITVILGAHNIHEPEKTQQVRGVLKYHEHPEYDPDTMENDIMLLQLTSKATLNEYIQTVPLPKTGSDLPTGTKCTIAGWGLIDEDRATNKLFETKVSIYSRRKCVLFYPHLDSGMVCAGSFHQLKDSSQGDSGGPLVCNKVAQGIVSFGYDSPPGVYTRISNYLPWIKKVMKK encoded by the exons ATGTGCCAGCCCCGggcgctgccagccctgctgctcctgctctgctgcccctggggCAGTGCCA GTGCCCTGCGGGGTCAGATCGTGGGGGGCCACGAGGCGCGGCCGCACTCCCACCCGTACATGGCGTTCCTGAAGATAGCCGagctggggagctgtgggggctTCCTGGTGGCCCCTGACTGGGTGATGTCAGCTGCACACTGCATGGG GAATATCACAGTCATCCTGGGAGCTCACAACATCCACGAaccagaaaaaacccagcaggtCCGGGGCGTCCTCAAGTACCACGAGCACCCCGAATACGACCCCGACACGATGGAAAACGACATCATGCTGCTCCAG CTAACCTCGAAGGCCACTCTCAATGAGTACATCCAGACCGTCCCACTGCCCAAGACCGGCAGCGACCTCCCCACGGGCACCAAGTGCACCATCGCCGGCTGGGGCCTCATCGACGAGGACAGGGCCACCAACAAACTCTTCGAGACCAAAGTCTCCATCTACAGCCGCAGGAAATGCGTCCTCTTCTACCCACACCTTGATTCTGGCATGGTCTGCGCTGGCAGCTTCCACCAGCTGAAGGATTCCAGCCAG GGGGATTCTGGCGGGCCCCTGGTATGCAATAAAGTGGCACAAGGCATCGTCTCCTTTGGCTACGACTCCCCGCCCGGGGTCTACACCCGCATCTCCAACTACCTGCCCTGGATCAAAAAAGTCATGAAGAAGTAG